A window of Maioricimonas rarisocia genomic DNA:
CTCAGGTCGAGCCACTCGGCGGCAAAGTCCTCAACGAACCGCTCGCCGCGGGGATCGTTCAGCATTCGGTCGATCTGCTCGTGCAGCACCTGTGGATCGCTCAGCCGTCCCTGCTCGGCCAGTTTCATCAATTCTTCGTCCGGCATCCGGTTCCAGAGGAAGTAACTGAGCCGGTCTGCCAGGGCATAATCGTTCAGTGCGCCGGGCGCCTCGCGGAAGTACATGAACCGGGGCGAGGTCAGCACCGCTCGATAGCCGGCCCGAAGGGCATCCAACAGCGAATCACCATCCGCAAGCGAAGACGTCGCAACCGTGATGTACGGTGCCACCTCGTCATCATTGACTGGCCGGCGGAATGCGCGGCGGGCGAAAGTCCGGACCAGCCGGGCCGCGTCCTTTTTGGGGGCGTCCGACTTCAATGTCGGGAGCTTCTTGCCGTTCTTCTGGACTTCAAGGTCGCCGAACAGCAACGTGCGGATCGTCTCATCATCGGGGCCACGATGGATTCGCTCCATCGTGACACTGTGAATGGCCACGCCGGGAACATTCTGAGGTCCCCCTTCGCCGGCCCCCACCTGACCGCCACGAAAACTCGCAATCTTAAGCGTGGCGTCGCCCGGCCGAACCTCGAGCATTTCCCCCTTCGGCAGCCAGGTTTCGAACGTCCACTCCTGTGGTTCGTCCGTGGCTTCGAACCCGCCGACCCATGGACGCAGTGGTGCGCTGGAGACGCAGAATCCGCGGCGGACGGCACACCAGACACCCCGGTCCTCGGGAGTGTTCAGCGATGAAGCCTTGATCCGGAAACGGTACCAGCCGTCTTCCTTCGCCGTCGTGGCCGGCAGACGTCCGTAGAACGTCAATCGGGACGACCAGACAACCGCCAGCCCGTCGACCATTTCCGGCTCGCGGGTCCGCCGCTTTGGATTGCGACGGGCCACGTCGCGTGCGGACATCTCGCGAAGTTCGGTATCGGGTGGAGTCAGCGCGCGGCGGAACGCTTCCTCGAGTGCCCGGTCGACCGCGGCGACGTGCTTCTCAATCTGGAAGTGGGACATCGCCTGGCCGGCTGCCACCGTCGTGAAGCCGCCCGTCCTCTGCTCTTCCGGCATGCGGTTGGCAATCGGAATGTCGATGCCGAGCAGGTCGTGGAGCGTCCGTTCGATCTGCAGCCGCGTGAGCCGCCGTGCGGGAACGCGTCCTTCTGACGCCCACTTCTGCTCCTGATGATCGCGGAGCCAGTCGGCCGTCGAGGAAACGAACGCATCCACTTTGGCCGGAGCGAGGTCGTACGAATCAGGCGGCGGCATCTCCCCCGCTTTCACCCGGTCGTGAACCCGCACCCACTTCTCGAACAGGTGGCCGTCGTCCAGGTTCCCGGCCAGTGCCCGCAGGTCGAGTCCCGCTTCACCATCCGGGCCGTCATGACAGTCCAGACAGGTCGCCTCGATGAAGCTGCTGGCGACCGCGGGAATACGGTCCTGGCCATTCTGATCGGCCGCACGGACGGCGACCGTCGGGATCAGCGCACAGCCAAGTGCCGTCAGGATGATGGTGAGGTCGTTTCTCATTGCAGCACGAAGATCAGGCAGGACACCGGACGTCAGGGCCCGTCATATGGCCGGTGCGTTGTTTGAGAGGGGGCTACGGTTGATGCATCGGTCAGAACGCCACGCCTGCTGCACGACGTTCCCCCGTGTTGTGAGATGCACCAGAGCCGCATTTTATTCTATGCATCAAAGCGATTGCATGCAAACAGCCGCACGGGGGCTCCCCCGGTCAGAGCGGTGCGTTTCCAGAGGGCACTCCGGCAAGCCGAGGGGGTGTTAACTGTTGGGGAGTGCTCGGCTTACGTCTTGGTGGCTGCCGTTCAGAACAGCTCGGCGATCGGCTTGCCGTTGTTTTGCACGATCGGGTGGGGGCGTCCCCGGTCGTCTTCATAATGAGCCTCGAGCGGAACGCCCATGTGGCGGTAGATCGTGGCGGCCAGATCGCCGGGGATAATCGGCCGCGAGGCGATCTGCCCCCCGTTCCGGTCCGAGGCACCGATCACCTGGCCATGCTTGAGGCCGCCGCCCGCCATGCACATCGACATCACGTACGGCCAGTGGTTACGGCCGTCGGTGCTCCCCTGGGTCCCCATGTTGGGCGTCCGGCCGAATTCCCCCATGGCGATCACGAGCACATCATCCAGCATTCCGCGGTCGTCGAGGTCCGAGACGAGCGTCGTCAGCAGGTGATCGAACAGCGGCAGCAGCGGTTTGAGCCCCTTTTCGATTCCCCCGTAGGGAGGAATGTTGTCGCCGTGCGTATCCCACGTGCCGGACGCGGTGTGATACGACAGGTCGATCGTCACGAACGACACGCCCGATTCGACCAGCCGTCGGGCGAGCATTGCCTGCTGACACCACAGATGATCGCCATACATCTGCCGGACCGATTCCGGTTCTTTCGAGAGATCAAACGCCTCCTGGGCCTGGCGACCGAGGATCATGTCGAACGCCTGCTGATGAAACGAGTCGAGTGCGGTCAGCGACCCGTCCTGATCGAGGTCCCTGCGGAGTCGATCCAGATCGCTGCGCAGAGCCGTCCGGTCCAGCAGCCGCTCGTGGCTCAGCCCCTTACCGAGCTGCAGCATCTCGCCGCCGGTATTGTAGCCGAGGGGCTTGCCGACCAGATCGTACGCCGGCAGCGACGCCGCCTGGTTGCCGATGAACGGGTCGTATTTCTTGCCCAGGTATCCTGCGAACGCGCAGTGGGACCGGCTCTTCATGAAGGCGACGTACGGTGGCATCGCCGGATGGTTGGAGCCGTGAAACTTCCCCACCACCGAGCCGATGGCCGGCCAGCGATCCCCTTTCGGGTTCGTCCGGGGAGTGGCTTCGAGGTGTCCGGTCTGGAACACCTGGTTCGGCTCGTGGCTGCTCTTGCGGGGATCGACCGAGCGGAGGATCGTGAACTTGTCCATCATCGCCGCCTGCAGCGGCAGGTGCTCGCAGATGATCGTGCCCGGCA
This region includes:
- a CDS encoding DUF1501 domain-containing protein, with product MHHACVRAAHQNHAFTGFDALTPEGLAIRSRRNMLKASLAGVAGLSVPQLLQQRAQAAETPSHRSVILLWMTGGPSHIDTWDPKPHQPYENRGPFSPIQTPVPGTIICEHLPLQAAMMDKFTILRSVDPRKSSHEPNQVFQTGHLEATPRTNPKGDRWPAIGSVVGKFHGSNHPAMPPYVAFMKSRSHCAFAGYLGKKYDPFIGNQAASLPAYDLVGKPLGYNTGGEMLQLGKGLSHERLLDRTALRSDLDRLRRDLDQDGSLTALDSFHQQAFDMILGRQAQEAFDLSKEPESVRQMYGDHLWCQQAMLARRLVESGVSFVTIDLSYHTASGTWDTHGDNIPPYGGIEKGLKPLLPLFDHLLTTLVSDLDDRGMLDDVLVIAMGEFGRTPNMGTQGSTDGRNHWPYVMSMCMAGGGLKHGQVIGASDRNGGQIASRPIIPGDLAATIYRHMGVPLEAHYEDDRGRPHPIVQNNGKPIAELF
- a CDS encoding DUF1592 domain-containing protein gives rise to the protein MRNDLTIILTALGCALIPTVAVRAADQNGQDRIPAVASSFIEATCLDCHDGPDGEAGLDLRALAGNLDDGHLFEKWVRVHDRVKAGEMPPPDSYDLAPAKVDAFVSSTADWLRDHQEQKWASEGRVPARRLTRLQIERTLHDLLGIDIPIANRMPEEQRTGGFTTVAAGQAMSHFQIEKHVAAVDRALEEAFRRALTPPDTELREMSARDVARRNPKRRTREPEMVDGLAVVWSSRLTFYGRLPATTAKEDGWYRFRIKASSLNTPEDRGVWCAVRRGFCVSSAPLRPWVGGFEATDEPQEWTFETWLPKGEMLEVRPGDATLKIASFRGGQVGAGEGGPQNVPGVAIHSVTMERIHRGPDDETIRTLLFGDLEVQKNGKKLPTLKSDAPKKDAARLVRTFARRAFRRPVNDDEVAPYITVATSSLADGDSLLDALRAGYRAVLTSPRFMYFREAPGALNDYALADRLSYFLWNRMPDEELMKLAEQGRLSDPQVLHEQIDRMLNDPRGERFVEDFAAEWLDLSEIDFTEPDRRLYREFDIIVQQSMLQETHAFLDHLLREDLSVANLIDSDFTFLNSRLARFYDIDRIEGDELQQVALKSEDRRGGLLTHGSILKVTANGTNTSPVIRGVWINERLLGVHIPPPPENVPAIEPDIRGATTIREMLAKHRSIESCAACHVKIDPPGFALENFDPAGQWRDRYPLLAKRRPEGGPEIDPSYELEDGREFSNFEEFQSLIVESPEQIARNVAEKLLTYGTGAPVGFADRPAIDRIVAQAAESDYGFRSLLHAAIASPVFTRK